The genomic interval TTCCTGTGGGTCCGTTCCTCTGTTTTGCAATAATAATCTCTGCCTTACCTTTGTTTGAAGGATTATTTTTATTATAAATTTCGTCCCTGTAAATGAATATAATCACATCTGCATCCTGCTCAATTGCACCTGATTCTCTGAGATCAGCAAGGGTTGGCTTTTTCTCTCCCCTTTGTTCGACTGCCCTATTCAACTGACTAAGGGCAATAACAGGCACTTTGAGTTCCTTTGCAAGCGCCTTCAGAGAGCGCGATATCTCTGATATCTCCTGTTCCCTGCGCTCAAAATTGCCTCTGCTCCTCATAAGTTGAAGATAATCAACTACAACAAGACTGAGACCACCGTGTTCCATCTTCAATCTCCTCGCCTTTGCACGAACCTCAAGCACTGTAATAGCAGACGAATCATCTATAAATATTGGTGCATCAGCAAGCCTGCCTGCTGCATTTGTAAGCTTAGGCCAGTCCTGCTTACTTATAAATCCCTTTCTCACAGACGATGCACTGACCATGCTTTCTGCACACAGCATCCTCATAGCCAGTTGTTCCTTTGACATCTCCAGACTGAAAATTGCCACGGGCTCTTTTAAATCAATCGCAACATGCTGGGCTATATTCAATGCAAATGCGGTCTTACCCATACCAGGCCTTCCACCAATGATTATCAAATCCCCAGGCTGAAATCCAGATGTCAGTTCGTCTATATCCTTAAAACCAGAAGGAATACCTGTAATGGCCTCTTTTTTATCATAAAGATGTTCTATCATTTTGAATGTGTCCTTGATAACATCC from Dissulfurispira thermophila carries:
- the dnaB gene encoding replicative DNA helicase, whose amino-acid sequence is MREVGSSQKDMPGDIIEKLPPQNIEAEQAVLGAIIFDNEALPKALEILSSEDFYRETHRRLYNAMCELFEKNEPIDIVTLTDYLRRTDNLDTVGGISYLSYLANAVPTSANIRYHAKIVREKSLLRSLIQTATHITSRVYEDSLDADEMVDYAERLIFDIADKRTKTSFSNLKDVIKDTFKMIEHLYDKKEAITGIPSGFKDIDELTSGFQPGDLIIIGGRPGMGKTAFALNIAQHVAIDLKEPVAIFSLEMSKEQLAMRMLCAESMVSASSVRKGFISKQDWPKLTNAAGRLADAPIFIDDSSAITVLEVRAKARRLKMEHGGLSLVVVDYLQLMRSRGNFERREQEISEISRSLKALAKELKVPVIALSQLNRAVEQRGEKKPTLADLRESGAIEQDADVIIFIYRDEIYNKNNPSNKGKAEIIIAKQRNGPTGTVNLTYLADSTRFVDFAGMSYESEEEVY